A window of the Bombina bombina isolate aBomBom1 chromosome 3, aBomBom1.pri, whole genome shotgun sequence genome harbors these coding sequences:
- the LOC128652408 gene encoding forkhead activin signal transducer 3-like: MPFDFHPWEPVSSLGKILIPEPKSPTQEKLRLNEPNSTSEDKKRKTKKKNYQRYAKPPYSYLAMIALVIQNSPDKKLKLSQILQDISTLFPFFKGDYQGWKDSIRHNLSSNDCFRKILKDPQKPHAKGNFWTVDVTRIPSEAMKLQNTAITKHDVFPYDLTPFILHGQPYHSSLAVQSKNARNRNSVSSEVHTKPHVVDPAVTFPMILWNLPTSYTKCVAPNVVAPPSIHPLALYSGFPSFSYCNYVPNPYVGPAFTERREDVTYRTSSQSSFSLTPSQITFSSSDFPPNKTIYDIYASHKRY, from the exons ATGCCTTTTGACTTCCATCCTTGGGAACCTGTCTCCAGCCTGGGGAAGATACTTATCCCAGAACCTAAATCCCCTACTCAGGAGAAATTGAGGCTAAATGAGCCTAACTCAACATCAGAAGATAAAAAGAGGAAGACCAAAAAGAAGAATTATCAGCGATATGCTAAACCTCCATATTCATATCTTGCAATGATTGCTTTAGTCATTCAGAACTCACCTGATAAGAAGCTCAAGCTATCCCAG ATTCTGCAGGACATAAGTACCCTATTTCCATTTTTCAAAGGGGATTATCAGGGCTGGAAAGACTCTATCAGACATAATCTGTCCTCCAATGACTGCTTTAGAAAG ATATTAAAAGACCCTCAAAAACCTCATGCTAAGGGGAATTTCTGGACAGTGGATGTTACTCGGATTCCCTCAGAAGCAATGAAACTGCAGAACACTGCCATTACAAAGCATGATGTCTTTCCATATGATCTGACACCTTTTATCCTACATGGGCAGCCATATCACAGCTCATTGGCCGTTCAGTCAAAGAACGCAAGGAACCGCAACAGTGTAAGCAGTGAAGTCCACACTAAGCCTCATGTTGTAGATCCTGCAGTGACATTCCCAATGATATTATGGAACTTGCCAACTTCATACACAAAATGTGTTGCTCCAAATGTTGTAGCTCCACCCAGTATTCATCCTCTGGCACTGTACTCCGGTTTCCCTTCTTTCTCTTATTGTAATTATGTTCCAAACCCATATGTTGGTCCTGCGTTTACAGAGAGAAGGGAGGATGTAACTTATAGGACATCATCTCAAAGTTCTTTTTCTCTTACACCCTCACAAATCACATTTTCATCCAGTGACTTTCCTCCCAATAAGACTATTTATGATATATACGCCAGTCATAAGAGGTATTGA